CTGGGAAGTGGTCGTGAAGCTTTGCTCAATTGGTCTGAACTGCTGTGACCAGACCACAGAACCAAGGAGTCACGGGTGAGCGGCCAGGAGGTGGCTTGGTTTCCTGTGGAGTCTTCCTGACTCGGAGCTGGTGCCTTCTTGAATAATTTGCTGGATGGCTTCTCCTCTCAGGCCTCAGGGAATCTGTAGGTGGAATCTTCACACTCACACTttccacgcacacacacacacacacacacacatacacaccgcCACCACAGCCTACAGGCCCCCACCCAGCATGGAAACGTCAGAGTTCTGGGGGCAGATACAGGGTGGGGAGAGCCGGGGAGGCTGTCTCAGAGCCAGACCAGCCCCTGCTTCGGATCCCGCTTCTTCCTGTTCTAAggggatgatggtgatgatacCTTGGGCAGGGTCATGCTGAAGCTTGAAAGACATGTGCCTACTGCCTGGCAAATAGGGggctccccccaaaaaaaaattcgGGCCTGTTCCCCTTGTAGCTTCCACCACCTGAAACTACACACCTATCATTCGATTGTGTGGGAATGTGGGAGTGACCCTAACCACCCCCAGCTCGAGCTATGGAGCTGTTCACTCTAAGCCTCCCCGCATCCCCTCTCCCACCACACCGCCCCCCACCCGGGGCCCAGGATGCTGGAAGGGCCtctcttgttatttttcttctccaattTGCTATGAATGCTCTGAGGGCAGGAAGGCAGCTTGCCTCTAATTGCAGCTGTCACCTCCCATCAGGCAGAGGACACCagcgggaggggcagggggaagagagaggctgCCCCTCCCAGGCTGCCACAGCCCAAACAGGGATCTGCATTGTCTGTTCCCAGCCTGCAGGCTTTCCTGGCCAGAGTAGGCGGGCTGGTGGTTTCCAGGGGGTGCCTGGGGTGGCATCACTCCTGGGCCAcatgccaccaccaccaccaccgtggCTGCTGGAGCTGAGCCGAGGCTTGGGTCCCTGCCTTCCAcccattcccctctgccccccagggctggctctggggccGGTGAGAAGATGAGGCCCTAGACTGGGCCTGAGCAGAGTGAGGCCAGGTTTGGCGCTAGGAACTTGAAAATGAGTGTTTCTATCACCCTGGCATGCCTTGGCCTCAACACAGAATTTACACGTGTTGTGCCTGAGCCTGGGTGTTGGGGGGCAGTGTGTGTGGGACTGCAGGGCCCCGCTGTTGCTCTCAGTCCGTCCCAGAAGGGCACCCCCCGCCCAGTGTGTTCCTGGACAGATAGGCCTCACTGGGTAAGTGGGGAAAACACCTGCCTTACTTGCTCACTTAGAAAGGAGATAATGGATATGAAAAGGCTTTCTGATGCTTCAAGCTGCCACAAATACTCTTTCCTGTGACTTTGGAAAGATGGGGGGCTTCCCGCAGGATTCCTTGTACCTACGCTCCTTATTCAGCCATTTCTCAGGGTCCAGGGCCTGGCTGGAGTCTCAGAGGCAGCCagcacagctggggtggggacttGTCTCTCTGCACTCCCACTCCCAGGAGGGCCGGGGGGTCCCCAGCTATGCCTGGAGCAGTGCTTCGGCAAGGGGAGCAAACGGTTCTGGGGACAGGAGAGATGAGGTCTTTATTGGGGCCGCTCCGGGGAACTGAGGCCTGGATCCATAGAGAACGAGGTCCTCGGGGCAGTAAGAAATGTCGGAAGGGTTTCCTGGTCTCCCCTACacctctgctgccacctccagCCCCAAAGTGAgcaacacacacacccacatgtggccAGCCCCCCACCAGCCAGCAGGGCACAACCTCTCCAAACACAGGCTGCCTATTCTGCTCGGGACACGCCTGccgcctctccctccttcctgcggAAGAGGCTTTTGGAAGCCTCTCCAGCTGCCGCCCTCCCACCGCCCAGGGGGCCCAGCGCTGGGCCCTGGCCCCATGGGCGCAGTCAGCTTTCTGTCCCTGGGACTCAGACCCAGACGGCGGTGTTAATGTCAAAGCCCGAGGGCGAGGCCTCCAGGGCCTTGGGGCAGCCCTTGGATGGGCTTTCTCCAAGCCTGGGCTCCACCGAGCCTGGAAAAGGGAAATGCCCGGAACCCTTGGAGTGGCTCCGCTTCTTGACCTTCTGCGAGCGTCCCGCTCTGGGCTCCGAGGCTGTGGGTGTCACCCAGCCTGGTTTCTCCTTCAGCAGCCTGTCCCGGTCAGGCCGCACGCTGCGCAGGAACTTCCTGAAGATGTTGGCTGTCAGGGTGAACCTGCGGCCCAGCTCCCGGGGCGGGCCCCTCTCTCCTTGgggctctcctgcctcctcaggcTCACCCTTGTCCCCACCCTTCTCCAGTTCCGGCAAGTCCAGCCAGTTGCCCACCAGGTCTGCGAAAACGTTGTCACCCAACACCAGAGGCTGTCGATTCCGGCCCCGGGACATCAACGTGGAGGTCCAGTCGTCGTCGGGTCCCACCAGCTCTGGCCGCTGTGGCGCACAGCTCTGGGGCTCTGGCGGCTGTGTCCTGGGCCCAACAGccagctccctgccccacacGCTCCTGTGGGGTGGACACCTGCTGCTGCCACCGTGAGGAGGTTGGCTGGAGGAAGAGAGGACAGCAGGCCTGGCAGGACTTCTGCCACCCTCCCATGGAGGGGACTCCGGCTGTGTCCTGGGGCTTTCGGAGCAACCTGGGGCAGGACCCGCCCCAGAGATCTGCAGCTGCTCCAGGGCCGTCTGCACCTGCAGGAGCTTCAGTTCCTGCAGCGCCCCCATCATGCAGTTCATCTGGTCCTGCAGGCCGTCGCCCACTTCCTTCATGGATATCTGCAGACAGAGTAGAGAGCCAGGACAGTGAGCCACGGGGGGCGTGGGAGATTCCCCGTCCCCAACATACACCTCCAGTGTCATTCCAGCCCACCCGTGACCCCTGTCCGGTCTCTACAACCTAGGGAGGGCGGGCCGGAGCCGAGGGAGGAGGACTTTGAACACTGGGACGGCCGCGTGGAGGAATAACTGTCAAGGCCTCCCACTGGCTAGGGCAGGCGCGGCCCACTCCGCAGGCGTGTGTACAGATGCACGTACAAAAATTAATCTGTATTTAACCTCCGACTACTCTGTGCGGGAGTGACTCGCCctgctcccatttcacagatgaggaaacggggCCCTTAAGTAACTTGGCTCGAGATGACACAGTGCGAGGCGAGGTGAGGTCTGTGCGAGGGCGCACTGAGTCATGGGGCGCACAGACGTCGTCATCCTTGTCTGCGccctcttcctccagcctccCTGAGATGACAACGATGACAGCAAGGACAAGGACACGCTCCTGTGCAATAGGAATGGTCCTGAGGACGCTACACACcccatttcctttcctcttcccctacCGCTGTCCTCACTTAACAAAGGAGTTAACCACGGCGGCGTGAGGTCGCCCTGCTCACAGGGTGGACTCGGTCAGAAGCCCCGGCACATCTCGCTCCAAACGTCTGGGCCCGACTACCCAGCCCTCTCTAGCTGGCGGCTGGCAGTGGTGGGCTGGCCTTGAAGCCCGCTCTGAGCCCCTGGGGGAAGCAGCCGGGAAGCGGACACCTCGCCCAGCTCTTTCCAGTCCTTCTCTCCCTCTAACACCTGTCCTCTCCCAGCTGCTCTTGGACTTGGCTCCAGGGCTCTTCCTGCCTTCTTGGCCCAATTGGTGCTGCTGCCTCAGCCAAAAGCAGAGATATTGGGGGCCAGTTCCCCAGGCCCTTTGTGGGTGTTTGAGGCCCGAGTCCCCGGCGCCAGCTGGAAGGGGCTGAGAGATGGGCTTGGGTGAGGGCCGAGCTTGGAGGCGGGGCAGGGGTGCTGCTTCTGATAACATTCAAGAGGCTCCTGCGCCCAGGCCCAAGCTGCCTGAGTCCCGCCAGCTCCCTCCCCAGATCTGCTCAGGTTACCACCAGCAAACCTCCTGTGTGGGGACCATCTGTTCCTTAAGCCCCCCAGAGACCCGTGGGGATCATCTTACCTCCCAGCCTTGTCCTAATGCTCAGAGCTAAGCCCAGAGGGTGGAAGGGTTGGAGGGACAGCATGAGGTCCCGCCCCGAAGGGCCACACTCTCATACTCCCAGGCTTCAGGGTCAACCCCTCCCCTGCCAACGcagccctggggggggggggggagctccTGAGCCAGCCTCACAAAGAAGGACAGAGAAGGATTGACTGTCCCTGGGGGCACAGAGGCCTTTGCGAGTGGGGAGGGGCCACACTCCACACCTTCCCCAGACAGGGTAAGAAGTGGTGGTTCGTCCTGACAGCCCTGGGGTTTGCCCATTGTCTGGACAAGCACGTGCCACTCAAGTGGCCGTCCCAGCGGCAAGAGACACAGCCTCTGGGGTGGCTGCACTCACCCATGGCCCCTCACTCCTACCTCTTCGCCTCCGCCTCCCTGACCCCTTCCTCTGCCGCAGCTGGGGAGACCCAGAGCACAGTCAGAGGGGACGCTAAGCCCcagccacctccccccacactccTCTGACTTcctacccctccctcccccgtaccaccttcctcctcaccccaACCTGGAACCACAAGGTCATTTTTGGCTTTCCTGCCCAGCCGCCCAGTCCCTGTCCTCCCATTCTCACACCTGCCTTTCCAGCCCCTGAAATGCAGAAGCCTCCCGGCCACCAGACAGATCTAACCCACCCACCCCTCCGCATCGGATCCCTACCCCCAGGTACTACCCACACTCCTGTCAGACCTCTTCTGTGACACCCTGTGTCCCGCTCCCCCTGTCCCACCCGCCCCCGCTCCTCTGGGTGTTTAAATGCTCCGTCACTCAGGCAACGCTTACTGAGCATCTAACTGACAGGCAGAGATTTGTCGTGTCCACCCAGAACCTTGCTAGCACCTTGCACTTGCTGCATACCCATAAAACATATATTGAGTACCACTGAATACCCCAAATAACACCCCCCCACCAGACTGCTTGCTGCCCTCGGACAGCGCCTCCccacacagggaggctgagtcagggACACGTCCCAGGGCTTCATTTCACCAAGGCACGAGGAGTCTGGGCTTGCAGGCTTCCTTCCAGAAGGCTGCACGCCATCCGGGTTGGAGGCAGTGGGAGGAGTGACGTGACCCCATTCAATCTCCTCCAGCATGGAAAAACGCTGCAGAAATAACGCTGACATTTGGTGCCGTTTTCCAGTGAGAACGCGTGTGTGGGCATGTATGAATTCAGGGCTGCCCATAAAACAGAGGCCCCATTTAGGTAAAGAGGAGCTGAAGTGACACCCACATGGAAAATGATGTTCTGCCTCGGGGAAGATCTTGGAAGagggttcgaatcccagctccaccaggtaatagctgtgtgatctcagcaggtgatttaaatttcattttccaatttctccattCTTCAAAATGGGACTAAGACTTCCTTCCTCGTACAACTTTGGAGGGATCAGGTGAGGGGGTACGTGATCGTGAATTGGGGCTGCTTTCTTAAGACCTCCTGAGAACTTCCAGAACATCTCTTCCTCAGTGAACCTTAAGGCATAGTAATGATTGGACTCCATTCACCCACCTGGTCTGATCAAGGAGAAACACATCTCTCTCTCACCCTGTagctctgctcccacccccaccccacacagcgGAAGCGGGGGTATGGAAGGGGCAGCTTTGGCAACCTCCTGCCCATCGCCAGCCCgccagtggggagaagggaagaaggaagcctGAGTGTGGGAACGGAGGCAGGAGCATCAGCTGGGTCCCCGCTGGGAGGCAGCTGCCTTTTCCAGCCTTGAGGGGGATGATGTCACCCCAGAAGAAAGAGCCAGGGGCAAGCTGCTGTCTTGTCCAGAGCGTGGGACCTTCTCAGATCCCAGGGTTTCTCCTGCCTCAAGAACCAAAAAGGgagcagagacagacagcagtgtggggtggggcaagggaggagACCCGGGGAGGGAAATCGGCGGCACTAAATCCCAATCCGTCCCTCTCTGGCCTCCCAGGGGCTCAGGCCCTTGCTCAGGACAGGGACCAAATCATGTGATTTGGGCTGAGAGGGACTCAGGCTGAGTAGGAATAGCTCTAACAGCCTCCTCCATCTTCCCCTACTCTGGACAACTCTCTTTTGTATCCCAGAGATGATGGTGGGAAGACTTTCTGCAAAGGCCACAGAAGGTCTCCCCACGCTCCTCACAGCCACCCACTCACCCCACGTCCATCTTCTGCCGCCAGCCCCTCCTGAGCCTCCAAACGTTTGGTTCTAAAACTTATCCTCACATCAAACTTCAGTCTCTCTTGCTGCAGCTGAAACCAGCCCAGACTCCCTCCCTGTGTTAGAGGCGGACACCACTGGGCACCCTCTGGGGTCTGCAAGGAGCCACGTGCTGAGGTCTGAcccctggcctggggccagctgACCATCTGAACCACGTAATGCTCGGTGGACTCACCAACATTTTGTGGTTTGGGTTCTGAGTCTGAAAAATGATAACCCGTCCCGTGGGGGTGGTAGCACTGGCTCTGCCCTCTCCACGGCCAGATCTGACCCCACAGCTACTCTGGAGCTGGCGGTGGCGAGGCCAGAGTCACCCTCTTGGAGGATTCGGAACTCCCAGCTGAGAGGTTCCGTTTCTTCCCAACCATTCTTCCTGAGGCTTCCCTTGTGATTTTCACATCTACATACGGCCTAGTCtcttacttaatattttatttaaatctactGTTTATATCAGTGTGTTTATATAGAAACTCGCTGAAGTGCATGTCACTTGCCAGAAGCAGATGGCAGCTCTCTGAAGCTAGCTTTGCATCTGAGCACCAGCCGGTGTCTTCCGAGCGCCCCCAGCGGAGACACGGCGCATTTGTGGGTGGCCGGGACCCCACGCCTGGCCCTTACTCAAGGCCAGCAGGCTTTCCATGTCATCAGCATCCCTGACTTCTCAGGCTCGTGGGGTTGCTGTGAAAAGAAACCAGGACGGCCAGTGGGACGTGCAAAGTCACCATCGTGCAGAGAGAAGAACACGAAGTCTTGGAGGGACTCCAAGACCCAACTCAGTTCGTTTCCACCGAAGGTGTCTCTTCACTGAATCCtctgaggagggaagagggactGGCTGCTCGGGTATGAAGGGGACGATGCAGCTGGGAAGGGACAACCCCAGCATCCTGGACCTCCAGGCCTGAGCCCtcgagggggtggggtggggtcagcTGTCCACGGGCAGCACCCTGCCCCCCATACTGGCTGGGCCCACTGTGGcgtgggaggagtgggggacGGGAAAGTTACACCAGCATCCTCAGCACCTTCCCCAGCCCTCTCCTAGGCCCCCGACGGGTCCCACAGCTGTGCCCTCTGTCCACCCATCACTCGCCCTCCCCCAGCGCAGCCGGAACCCTCTGCCACAGGCTCCAGCTTTGCCCGTGGGCCTGGCAGGGTGCCTGCCTCGCCCCCCCCCCTCATTACTCACCAAGCTCCCCACACTGTTCCTTTCAGCCCCTCTGGAAGCTAGGAGGAGGTTCAGGGCCGGAAATGGGAAAAAGCCTGCTTTTGCCAAGTAGCCCATTCTCCAGCCCAGTGAATGGGGACCTTCACAGGCCCCCGCTCTTGGCTGGAACACTCCACAGGAAGGTAAAGTAGAAAGTTTGCCAAGAGCCAGAGAGGGAGGacgggaaagaaaggaggaagtttgCAATGGATGAGCCCACTCTCCCAACTGAACCATCTCGTGGGGGCCACGTGCTCCGGCAAGAGGCAGGCAGACAGAGAGGGGTGCCCAGTCTTGCCCCCTCAGCAGTCTCTCCGCCTCACCAAGCCCTTCTCCCTGACCAGCTTCGGCTCCTGTCCATGGCAAGTTCCCTGAGCATCTAAGGGACCTCAAGAAGTTGttacctcccttttctccttacTGCAGGCCTTCATGCTCTCCTGTGTGGGCTCTTCTACTAGCCCGCTAACTCACCCTTCTGCCTcaattcccttccttcccatgtCCAGCCCATACCACGCCCTAGATCATCCTGCCCTATATGCACATTGAAAAGGCCACGATCTTTAGCATGGCATTCGAGGCCCCGTAATCTGCTCTCAGCAACTCTCTCAGCCCCGTTTTCCACTGTTTCTCTGCACATACCCGACATCCTACCCAAACTCAAGTGAGTCTCCAAACACGTCCACTAGATGGTCTTCGAACATCCTCATTACTTGCATCTCTGGGCCCATAGTTGCATTATCTGCCTGGAAATACGTTTTTCTCCTGCTCATGTCCCTATTTATCCCTCAAGGTCTAGCTCAAATGCCACCTGTTCCACAaagttttcccttttcccccagcCAGAGTTCATCTCTGCCGTCTCAGAGCCTGGAACCGTGCCCCTCACGCACCCGATCCCTCTGTTTTAGAGGTTTGCATGCGTCCCCTGGCTCAGAGTGAGCTCTGCGCTCAGACTGGCTGGTAtgaatcccaactctgccacttcccagctctgtgaccgTGGCCAAGCCTCTTCATCCCCAACTCCCTGGTCTCCGTTATCAAACAGGAATGATCAAAGTACAAGTATTCTTAGTGTTGCTTTAGCCATGAGATGCCGTGACACATTCTATGCCGGTCATATCAAAAATGTTAATATTGATAAATGTTATTATCTCTCTTAGTAAACTGGAGGCAGGATCTGTGTCTGTTTATATTTATAACTACAGCACTAGTGCTTGGTAAAGCACATTAAACTTAGGATGAACTCAGTACCTGGGTTCTGTGAATGAATAACCCGTATGCTCCATTGTCATCGGTCCACCATCAGGAGTTTATCATGTACCTACcacacaccaggcactgtgctccaTGCTAATGACATACAGTTGGAGAGGCACTTTACCAAAATTGTCGTTTAATCTTCTCAGGAGCTGTATAAAGTCAGTATTCATaaaaccccattttacaggtgagaaaattaaggcacacagaggttaagtcatctgccagggtcacacagagccaggatttgagttTGGGCCACAGCTCTCCCCACTGACCAGCCCGCTTGGTCCCATCCAAGCTTCTCTTCGCCCCAGCTCTGAAGTAAACATCAAGGGGAACTGTGTCGTGAGATCCTTTGCAAAAGTTTTTTCTGCCTCAATAAATTCGCTCTTCGGCCACCAAGAGCTCGAGTCTGTTCCTGCTGTACCTCCTCTATCACCGTCTTTTCTCCTCCTCACTCTGCCTTTaggccctggccctcctccagACACCAGGACCCCCTGAGAGGGTGGCCACCAGCCGCTAGATTATTGCCTTCTAGGAACACCACACTGTCCTAGGATGACCTTCCCCGGCTTGAGAGAAGTCCCATGCCTCAGCTGGGATGGACCTTCCAAGAGCTGGCCTCTGtcaacctcctcctcctccagggagccttcccAGCCTGCAGTACTCCATGAGCCCTCATCACTCAGCCTTCATGCACTTTGCTCTACACTGAGCTGAACACAGGAGGAGTGCCCTGTGAGCATCTTACATCTGCTTCCTCCGTGTGCTCTGTCTACCCCTTTGTTAGAAGCCCTCGAGGGAGCAGTGTGTAAGGAACAGCTGGTTCCAAGGCCTTGTGTTCCAGGCAGGGCCCCTCTTTGGCAGCTGGAAGCTGGGAGAGATGTGTTCCCTGCTGAGCAGTTGCAGCCCCCAAGCCCCTCGTCCTAAAGAAGTGTGTCAGCTGCTGCTACTCTCTTGCCACATTTCATCCCTGAAACCTGATCCCAGTCCCCTTCGGGGCAGGGCCAAAGGGCCGGTTCTCTAGAACTGAGCCAGGATCCCCAAACCCGCAGCCACCCCAACAGCCCATTGCTCACTCATTGCAGTGCAAATATTCCGCTTCAAGAAATTGGGAAATTCTGCTACTTTGGTTTTCAGAAACAGAGTCTCCTTGTCTAGATTTTCTGGGCCAAGGACAGGGCCAGCCAGGACGCAGGAGGGGAGCGCAGAACACCCTCGACAGAGACCAGTTCACAGCCTGTTAATGTTCCCCTTTCTGG
The sequence above is drawn from the Desmodus rotundus isolate HL8 chromosome 12, HLdesRot8A.1, whole genome shotgun sequence genome and encodes:
- the INKA2 gene encoding PAK4-inhibitor INKA2 → MKKKSGEMDCYLRRLKQELISMKEVGDGLQDQMNCMMGALQELKLLQVQTALEQLQISGAGPAPGCSESPRTQPESPPWEGGRSPARPAVLSSSSQPPHGGSSRCPPHRSVWGRELAVGPRTQPPEPQSCAPQRPELVGPDDDWTSTLMSRGRNRQPLVLGDNVFADLVGNWLDLPELEKGGDKGEPEEAGEPQGERGPPRELGRRFTLTANIFRKFLRSVRPDRDRLLKEKPGWVTPTASEPRAGRSQKVKKRSHSKGSGHFPFPGSVEPRLGESPSKGCPKALEASPSGFDINTAVWV